A genomic region of Mesobacillus jeotgali contains the following coding sequences:
- a CDS encoding YtoQ family protein — translation MELTVYLAGQIHDDWRDQVAKKAKEKNLPLVFVGPQTNHDRSDNVGEDILGKQPGNVYKDAAASDINNFRTQVLMQKSDIVIALFGEKYKQWNTAMDASAAITMNKPTIIVRPESLIHPLKELSNKANVTVETVDQALDVIGYIYE, via the coding sequence ATGGAATTAACGGTTTATTTGGCAGGCCAGATTCACGATGATTGGCGAGATCAGGTGGCTAAAAAGGCGAAGGAAAAGAACTTGCCTTTGGTCTTCGTCGGACCGCAGACTAACCATGACCGCTCAGACAATGTCGGCGAAGACATCCTTGGAAAACAGCCGGGCAACGTTTATAAGGACGCCGCTGCATCCGATATTAACAACTTCAGGACACAGGTCTTAATGCAAAAATCGGATATCGTCATCGCCCTGTTCGGCGAAAAGTACAAACAATGGAACACAGCAATGGATGCCAGCGCTGCAATCACGATGAACAAACCAACGATTATCGTCAGACCCGAATCCTTGATTCATCCTTTGAAAGAACTATCCAATAAAGCGAACGTTACGGTCGAAACGGTAGACCAGGCATTGGATGTCATCGGTTATATTTATGAATAA
- a CDS encoding GGDEF domain-containing protein translates to MQMTIGEIAEQVIVVTPSTRCEYVYTIFKEKPAIEGVVVCSDDRPIGLVTKTAFYQKLSTQYGFDLFMKRTIDLVMIPDPLIVDHSVPITETTAQAMDRAQEHLYDYVIVTKEDRLIGIVSIRNLLMKLAEEQISIARYSNPLTGLPGNFEIKNALKTAISYEKYTILYIDINLFKAFNDTFGFKLGDEVIQYTATIIKDTVLKRSISMESFIGHIGGDDFIAILPHHEFKPICQTLINRFEQFTHRFYTAEELEQGFIHGISRMGVLENIPLVGLSIAVIQNTHKPYNTIEEISLEAARIKKRCKSLRRSVFLTSEDKVPESFPLS, encoded by the coding sequence ATGCAAATGACGATCGGAGAGATCGCAGAGCAAGTAATTGTCGTTACTCCTTCAACTAGATGTGAATACGTTTATACCATTTTCAAGGAAAAACCAGCAATCGAAGGGGTTGTGGTCTGTTCAGATGACCGTCCGATCGGGTTGGTGACAAAAACAGCATTCTACCAGAAATTATCGACTCAGTATGGGTTCGATCTATTCATGAAAAGGACGATTGATCTTGTCATGATTCCTGACCCCCTTATTGTCGATCATTCAGTCCCGATAACTGAAACGACTGCCCAGGCTATGGATCGGGCTCAGGAACATCTATACGACTATGTCATCGTCACAAAAGAAGACCGCCTGATCGGCATCGTCAGTATCCGGAATTTACTGATGAAATTGGCTGAGGAACAAATCAGCATTGCCCGCTATTCGAACCCGCTGACTGGATTGCCGGGTAATTTCGAAATAAAGAATGCACTCAAGACAGCCATTTCCTATGAAAAATACACTATTCTATACATAGACATCAATCTGTTCAAGGCATTTAATGATACATTCGGGTTCAAACTTGGCGACGAAGTGATCCAGTATACGGCGACGATTATCAAAGACACCGTGTTAAAAAGAAGCATAAGCATGGAATCCTTCATTGGACATATCGGCGGGGATGATTTTATTGCCATTCTTCCCCATCATGAATTCAAGCCCATATGCCAGACTCTCATCAACAGATTCGAGCAGTTCACCCATCGATTTTACACGGCAGAAGAACTTGAGCAGGGGTTCATCCATGGAATCAGCAGAATGGGCGTTCTCGAAAACATCCCGCTTGTCGGATTATCGATCGCCGTCATCCAAAACACACATAAACCGTACAATACAATAGAAGAGATTAGCCTGGAAGCAGCCCGAATCAAGAAACGATGCAAATCACTCCGCAGAAGTGTATTCCTTACGAGCGAAGATAAGGTGCCTGAAAGCTTTCCGCTAAGTTGA
- a CDS encoding EAL domain-containing protein produces MTAMLFDSSRGRSSQLFNVHHAYQPIYSLLDDCVFGYESLIRNPEIKNPEVLFSLAMQQDCLFDLDLFSIVNSVHTFERQSRHSSAPRLSVNVFPSTLLEPSFLIRLDRLMSNVSLKPDQITFELNEAESVMSLDKLKAVTQHLKSLGFAIALDDLGKGQSSLKIALELEPDIVKLDRYFTIDLGQSVKKQTFLKWISAYFISEGVAVTLEGIETAAEMSIAKQAGIQFGQGYFLGRPNPQLLYAPI; encoded by the coding sequence ATGACAGCAATGCTTTTTGATTCTTCACGAGGTCGCTCTTCCCAATTATTTAATGTTCACCATGCCTATCAGCCAATTTACAGCTTGCTTGATGATTGTGTTTTTGGTTACGAAAGTCTGATTCGAAACCCCGAGATTAAGAATCCTGAGGTGTTATTTTCTCTTGCCATGCAGCAGGATTGCTTATTCGACCTAGATCTTTTTTCCATCGTCAATAGCGTCCATACATTCGAGCGCCAGTCCAGGCATTCTTCTGCTCCCCGCCTGTCTGTCAATGTCTTTCCGTCCACCCTATTAGAACCGTCCTTTCTAATCAGATTGGATCGATTGATGAGCAATGTTTCATTGAAACCGGATCAGATCACTTTTGAGTTGAATGAAGCGGAATCTGTCATGTCGCTGGACAAGCTGAAGGCAGTCACCCAGCACCTGAAGTCACTGGGCTTCGCGATCGCACTCGATGATCTCGGAAAAGGTCAATCTTCTTTAAAAATTGCTTTGGAACTTGAGCCGGACATTGTCAAACTTGATCGGTATTTCACCATCGACCTTGGCCAATCTGTGAAAAAACAAACCTTCTTAAAATGGATTTCTGCCTACTTTATTTCTGAGGGCGTAGCCGTTACATTAGAGGGGATTGAAACAGCAGCAGAAATGTCCATCGCAAAACAAGCAGGCATCCAGTTTGGCCAGGGCTATTTTTTAGGAAGGCCAAATCCACAACTGTTGTATGCGCCTATATGA
- a CDS encoding glycosyltransferase family 4 protein, with the protein MKIAFFTDTFYPEINGVARTLKRFTDYLSAQGFSVKVFAPENPSEEYVPSHIHRFKSASFFLYPECRIAFPNYFKIKGELEKFNPDIIHVATPFNLGMMGIYCAKKMNIPLVGSYHTDFDQYLQFYDLTLLSSFLWKYMNWFHRPLQKIFVPSPDTMNQLTEYGFSNLELWPRGVDCEMFHPFYDKLAVRMRYSIRKEYILSYAGRLAPEKSAGLLLDIARNMPSQIADKVQWLIVGDGPLREQLEKEAPANMTFTGYLKGEQLAEVYSASDLFIFPSATETFGNVVLESLASGTPVIGANAGGVKSIIQDGLTGRLCTPHDIEQFTEAVTGLLTSDSKRIQMGYEARNYALTQKWGKIFNDLISHYQQVIETNQYPAPIPAKKEA; encoded by the coding sequence ATGAAAATCGCATTTTTCACAGATACCTTTTACCCGGAGATCAACGGAGTTGCCCGTACGTTGAAACGATTCACAGACTATTTATCGGCACAGGGATTTTCCGTCAAGGTGTTCGCCCCGGAAAACCCCAGTGAAGAGTATGTTCCATCCCATATCCACCGATTTAAAAGCGCATCCTTTTTCCTGTATCCAGAATGTCGGATTGCATTTCCGAACTATTTTAAAATCAAAGGCGAACTTGAAAAATTCAATCCAGACATCATTCATGTCGCGACTCCGTTCAATCTTGGCATGATGGGGATTTATTGTGCCAAGAAAATGAATATTCCACTGGTGGGCTCATACCACACCGATTTCGACCAGTACCTGCAATTTTATGACCTTACTTTGTTATCCAGCTTTCTCTGGAAATACATGAACTGGTTCCACCGCCCCCTCCAGAAAATCTTCGTTCCCTCTCCAGACACAATGAATCAATTGACAGAATATGGTTTTAGCAATCTGGAGCTATGGCCCAGGGGCGTCGACTGCGAGATGTTCCACCCTTTTTATGACAAGCTCGCTGTCCGGATGCGCTATTCAATTAGAAAGGAATACATCCTATCTTATGCAGGAAGGCTGGCACCGGAAAAAAGCGCTGGACTCCTGCTGGATATTGCTAGAAATATGCCCTCCCAGATTGCCGATAAGGTACAATGGCTAATCGTTGGTGACGGGCCACTGAGGGAACAACTCGAAAAAGAAGCACCTGCAAACATGACTTTCACCGGCTACCTAAAAGGCGAACAACTTGCCGAGGTCTACTCAGCATCCGATCTTTTCATCTTCCCTTCGGCTACAGAAACGTTCGGAAACGTCGTGCTGGAGTCCCTTGCCAGCGGGACACCCGTTATCGGAGCTAATGCAGGAGGAGTGAAAAGCATCATCCAGGACGGACTGACAGGCCGACTATGCACACCACACGATATTGAGCAATTCACCGAAGCCGTCACTGGTCTTCTCACATCAGACAGCAAGAGAATCCAAATGGGCTACGAAGCCAGAAACTACGCCCTAACCCAAAAATGGGGGAAAATCTTCAATGACCTTATCAGCCATTATCAACAAGTTATCGAAACAAACCAGTACCCTGCTCCCATACCGGCAAAAAAGGAAGCATAG
- a CDS encoding phosphatase PAP2 family protein — MKLLLVFYQTDQRIFRGINRHYQNRFLNAFFRTITHMGGARFTISSILLLILFSGGQLRQAAVSSAVALALSHLPVHFIKKWYPRKRPYIILENTFFPSNPLQDHSFPSGHTTAIFSLVVPVILFMPALSAALIPLACMVALSRVYLGLHYPTDILVGVLLGTTAGILSYLFFL; from the coding sequence ATGAAACTTTTACTAGTATTCTACCAGACTGATCAAAGGATTTTTCGTGGGATCAACCGTCATTATCAAAACAGATTCCTAAATGCCTTTTTCCGTACGATCACTCATATGGGCGGTGCCCGATTCACGATTTCATCCATCCTTCTGTTGATCCTGTTCTCAGGAGGCCAGCTAAGACAGGCAGCAGTCTCAAGTGCAGTCGCATTAGCTCTCAGCCATCTGCCGGTGCATTTCATTAAAAAATGGTACCCGCGAAAGAGACCGTATATCATCCTTGAAAATACCTTTTTCCCGTCGAACCCCTTGCAGGACCATTCATTCCCATCCGGACATACGACGGCAATCTTTTCACTGGTCGTGCCAGTTATATTATTCATGCCAGCTTTATCGGCTGCTTTAATTCCGCTGGCCTGCATGGTGGCCCTTTCAAGAGTATACCTTGGACTTCATTATCCAACAGATATTCTCGTCGGTGTCCTGCTTGGTACTACAGCCGGCATTCTCAGCTATTTGTTCTTTCTCTGA
- a CDS encoding UDP-glucose dehydrogenase family protein has translation MKIAVAGTGYVGLITGVCLAEMGHDVVCTDIREDKVLLLKSGCAPIYEPGINPMLKKNLDAGRLHFTIDSEFAYKDADIIFIAVGTPENPDGTANLDHVYEAAYTIGLCLNKDSIICTKSTVPVGTNEQIMEIINSVKPVHINTQSVSTPEFLREGSAIYDFFHGDRIIIGTESEEAALLLEQVFLPLKIPIVKTDIRSAEMIKYASNAFLATKISFINEIAAICDKVGANIEEVAYGIGKDRRIGPQFLQAGIGYGGSCFPKDTKALVQIAGNVEHQFELLEAVIKVNNRQQACAVKKAKELFDSIEGMRVAVLGLAFKPDTDDIREAASLTIVKTLLAEGASVIAYDPVAVPNARSVFGNVIEFTADIQTAISGAELVIIATEWDHIKHLPLEKYVQLMRNPVIIDGRNCYSLKDVSKHPITYVSIGRPSHIEEHAQTRSNSAKEGWYDETFTSILPD, from the coding sequence ATGAAGATTGCTGTTGCTGGAACGGGGTATGTTGGACTGATTACTGGTGTATGCCTGGCTGAGATGGGCCATGATGTCGTCTGCACGGATATTCGGGAAGACAAGGTACTCCTGCTTAAATCTGGATGTGCACCAATTTATGAACCTGGCATCAATCCGATGCTTAAAAAGAATCTGGATGCTGGCCGCCTTCATTTTACAATAGATTCCGAATTCGCTTATAAGGATGCGGATATCATTTTTATCGCCGTAGGCACACCAGAAAATCCAGATGGAACAGCAAATCTTGATCATGTCTATGAAGCAGCTTACACAATTGGACTGTGCCTCAATAAGGACTCTATTATTTGTACGAAAAGCACTGTGCCTGTGGGGACAAACGAGCAAATCATGGAAATCATCAATAGTGTCAAACCAGTTCATATTAATACACAATCGGTCTCTACCCCAGAATTCCTGCGTGAAGGCAGTGCCATCTATGATTTTTTCCATGGTGACCGAATCATCATTGGCACAGAATCTGAGGAAGCAGCCCTCTTGCTCGAACAGGTCTTCCTTCCACTTAAAATTCCTATCGTAAAGACAGACATTAGAAGTGCAGAAATGATTAAATATGCGTCTAACGCATTCCTGGCCACAAAAATCAGTTTCATCAATGAAATCGCTGCTATTTGTGATAAAGTCGGGGCAAATATTGAAGAAGTCGCCTATGGAATCGGAAAAGACAGACGGATCGGACCACAATTCCTGCAAGCGGGAATTGGCTACGGCGGCTCATGCTTCCCAAAGGACACGAAAGCGCTTGTTCAAATAGCAGGCAATGTCGAGCATCAATTTGAACTGCTTGAAGCAGTCATCAAGGTCAATAATCGCCAGCAGGCATGTGCCGTTAAAAAGGCAAAGGAATTGTTTGATTCAATTGAAGGTATGAGAGTCGCTGTCTTAGGGCTTGCCTTTAAGCCGGATACAGACGATATCCGCGAAGCAGCCTCACTCACGATTGTGAAGACCCTGCTTGCAGAAGGAGCTTCAGTCATCGCCTATGATCCGGTTGCCGTTCCGAATGCCAGAAGTGTCTTCGGGAATGTGATAGAATTTACGGCTGATATCCAAACAGCCATTTCAGGTGCCGAGTTAGTGATCATCGCCACTGAATGGGATCACATCAAGCATCTTCCTCTGGAAAAATATGTACAGCTGATGAGGAACCCGGTCATTATCGATGGACGTAATTGTTACTCACTAAAGGATGTAAGCAAGCACCCAATCACCTATGTTTCAATTGGAAGACCATCTCATATTGAAGAACATGCACAGACAAGGTCAAATTCAGCCAAGGAAGGATGGTACGATGAAACTTTTACTAGTATTCTACCAGACTGA
- a CDS encoding globin-coupled sensor protein translates to MLLLKKKSQMNQLFSAIEDLENKVVIDTSFHKDLSNQLSIIGLTKRDLAIAKVIQPFIAEHLETITENYYKEIRKEASLLKIIDDNSSVERLKQTLSRHIHEMFDGNIDQNYLQQRNTIAHVHVRIGLKTKWYMAAFQSLFTTFISILKSAILDQDELLEAINVVSKILNLEQQLVLEAYEEEVERIKQEEQRKKQIGERVAATAQELSAVTEETSASVTTLTEKTKMMVELATLGVQSAEEVQNRSSQGKEGIDLQQVQMQNIMHHMSSITTEIKDLKSISQEIDEVVKLVKGIAEQTNLLALNASIESARAGEHGKGFAVVANEVKKLAEQTKASVVNVSDLIKKTNAQIENVTSKSFEVNELVKSGSDKMDQITDFFDRILEEVDKSKQQSKLIETELESFSKYFEEIDRAVDHLAITTDNLTQITQDL, encoded by the coding sequence ATGTTGTTACTAAAGAAAAAAAGTCAGATGAACCAGCTTTTTAGTGCTATTGAGGACTTGGAAAATAAGGTAGTGATAGATACTTCTTTTCACAAGGATCTTTCTAACCAGCTTTCTATTATCGGGTTGACAAAAAGGGATCTGGCGATTGCAAAAGTGATTCAGCCTTTTATCGCGGAGCATTTGGAAACCATCACGGAAAATTATTATAAAGAAATTCGCAAGGAAGCAAGCCTCCTAAAAATCATTGACGATAACAGCAGTGTCGAGAGGCTGAAGCAGACACTGTCCAGGCATATCCATGAAATGTTTGATGGTAATATTGATCAGAATTATCTTCAACAGCGAAACACGATTGCGCATGTTCATGTAAGGATCGGACTGAAAACCAAGTGGTACATGGCAGCATTCCAGAGTCTTTTTACAACCTTTATTTCAATCCTGAAAAGTGCCATCTTAGATCAAGATGAACTTTTGGAAGCCATAAATGTCGTATCAAAAATCCTTAACCTAGAGCAGCAGCTAGTGCTTGAAGCGTATGAGGAAGAAGTAGAAAGGATCAAACAGGAAGAGCAGCGCAAAAAGCAAATTGGCGAGCGGGTCGCAGCTACTGCCCAGGAATTATCTGCAGTCACTGAAGAAACGAGTGCTTCTGTTACGACTCTAACGGAAAAAACAAAAATGATGGTCGAGCTGGCTACATTAGGTGTCCAATCAGCTGAGGAAGTGCAGAATCGCTCAAGCCAGGGGAAAGAGGGCATTGATCTTCAGCAGGTACAGATGCAAAATATTATGCACCATATGTCCTCCATAACGACAGAGATCAAGGATTTAAAGAGTATCTCTCAGGAAATAGATGAAGTTGTCAAATTGGTGAAGGGGATTGCGGAGCAGACGAATCTTCTTGCTTTGAATGCTTCCATTGAATCAGCACGAGCCGGGGAGCATGGTAAAGGCTTTGCTGTCGTGGCGAATGAAGTGAAAAAGCTGGCGGAGCAGACAAAGGCTTCCGTCGTGAATGTAAGTGATCTTATCAAGAAAACGAATGCGCAAATCGAAAATGTGACCTCAAAGTCATTCGAAGTAAATGAATTGGTGAAAAGCGGCTCGGATAAGATGGACCAAATCACAGACTTTTTCGACCGGATCCTGGAGGAAGTGGACAAGAGCAAACAGCAGAGTAAACTGATTGAGACAGAACTCGAGTCCTTCTCAAAGTACTTCGAAGAAATCGACCGGGCAGTCGACCATCTGGCCATCACAACCGACAATTTGACGCAAATCACACAGGATTTGTAA
- a CDS encoding aldo/keto reductase, whose translation MKKLPINENGLNASQLVFGCMGLGGSWDSSPIEPEHVKQAHEAVEAAIESGINMFDHADIYTLGKAERVFGQVLKDKPGLREDIIIQSKCGIRFADQESGLPGRYDFSKSYILDSVDGILSRLGIEYLDILLLHRPDPLMEPAEVGEAFHQLKASGKVRSFGVSNMSAGQIRLLQKHTDEKIIVNQLEMSLNNIGWLETGVHVNQEAARQNIFPDGTMEFMQMEGIQVQSWGSLAKGLYSGKNIENESESVKQTAAMVQELAEEKQTTPEAIVLAWLMRHPASIQPVIGTVNPARIRACGDAVNISLSREEWYSLYVSSRGVRLP comes from the coding sequence TTGAAAAAGCTGCCTATAAATGAAAATGGATTAAATGCTTCACAGCTTGTGTTTGGCTGCATGGGGCTTGGCGGGAGCTGGGACAGCAGCCCGATCGAACCGGAACATGTCAAGCAGGCACATGAAGCGGTAGAAGCGGCGATAGAGTCAGGAATCAATATGTTTGATCATGCCGATATTTATACTTTGGGAAAAGCAGAGAGAGTTTTCGGGCAGGTTTTAAAAGATAAGCCCGGACTTCGTGAGGATATCATCATCCAGTCGAAATGCGGCATTCGTTTCGCTGATCAGGAATCTGGCCTCCCAGGCAGGTATGATTTTTCTAAATCATACATACTCGACAGTGTGGATGGTATCCTTTCAAGGCTTGGCATCGAGTATCTTGACATCCTGTTATTGCACCGTCCCGATCCTCTAATGGAACCGGCTGAGGTTGGCGAAGCCTTTCATCAGCTAAAAGCGTCCGGCAAGGTGCGTTCATTCGGTGTTTCCAATATGAGCGCTGGTCAGATCCGTTTACTGCAGAAGCATACCGATGAAAAAATCATCGTCAATCAGCTGGAAATGAGCTTGAATAATATCGGCTGGCTTGAGACTGGTGTCCATGTGAACCAGGAGGCTGCACGCCAAAACATCTTCCCTGATGGGACTATGGAGTTTATGCAGATGGAAGGAATTCAGGTTCAATCCTGGGGTTCTCTTGCGAAAGGTCTCTATTCTGGAAAAAATATCGAGAATGAAAGCGAAAGTGTCAAGCAGACTGCGGCCATGGTACAAGAGCTTGCAGAAGAAAAACAAACAACACCAGAAGCCATCGTGCTCGCGTGGCTGATGAGACATCCAGCATCAATCCAGCCTGTCATCGGCACCGTCAATCCCGCAAGGATCCGAGCGTGCGGAGATGCAGTCAATATCAGCCTCAGCCGTGAGGAGTGGTATTCATTGTATGTGAGTTCTCGTGGTGTGAGGTTACCTTAG
- a CDS encoding zinc-binding dehydrogenase, with the protein MKALLLENKGKVFEMRVGNAEKPSPGQGEILVKIHATALNPVDYKTGNGGNPNWTYPHILGLDSAGTVEEVGADVTYVKVGDRVVYHGDLTKKGGFAEYGVTTAHTVSIIPAGVSFEEAAALPTAGYTAYQAIFHKMHASEGQTILVHAGAGGVGGFAIQLAKHAGLTVMTTASSANHEYVHSLGADYAIDYREEDFVEKVLEITNGRGVDLVLDTVGRDNADKSLKALAFNGQIAFIAGPPNVNDAISFAHPLSFHQVALGSVHESNNIEQQKTLAEMGDRMLSLLQEGTINPMVEKVISLEEVPEALAELSTRRVKGKIVARITV; encoded by the coding sequence ATGAAAGCATTATTGTTAGAAAACAAAGGAAAGGTATTTGAAATGAGAGTAGGCAACGCGGAAAAGCCCTCTCCTGGACAAGGAGAAATCCTTGTAAAAATTCATGCCACCGCCTTGAATCCTGTTGACTATAAAACAGGAAACGGCGGGAACCCGAACTGGACCTATCCGCATATTCTTGGCCTTGATTCAGCCGGGACCGTCGAAGAAGTAGGTGCTGATGTCACGTACGTCAAGGTTGGCGACAGAGTCGTCTATCATGGTGACCTAACGAAAAAAGGTGGATTTGCGGAATATGGTGTGACCACAGCTCATACCGTTTCCATTATTCCAGCAGGTGTGTCATTCGAGGAAGCCGCTGCATTGCCAACAGCAGGCTACACCGCTTACCAGGCAATTTTTCACAAGATGCATGCATCTGAGGGCCAAACGATTTTAGTACATGCCGGAGCTGGCGGTGTCGGAGGCTTTGCAATCCAGTTGGCTAAACACGCCGGTTTGACTGTTATGACAACAGCTTCATCTGCCAACCATGAATATGTTCACAGCCTTGGCGCAGATTATGCTATTGACTATCGTGAAGAAGACTTTGTGGAAAAGGTGTTGGAGATTACGAATGGACGAGGGGTAGATTTAGTCCTCGATACAGTTGGACGCGACAACGCCGATAAATCCCTGAAGGCGCTTGCCTTCAATGGACAGATCGCGTTCATTGCCGGTCCTCCCAATGTAAATGATGCAATTTCATTTGCCCATCCATTATCGTTCCACCAGGTTGCTCTCGGAAGTGTGCACGAGTCTAACAATATTGAGCAGCAAAAAACGCTCGCAGAGATGGGAGACCGCATGCTTTCACTACTTCAGGAAGGAACTATTAACCCTATGGTCGAGAAAGTGATTTCATTGGAAGAAGTGCCTGAAGCATTGGCTGAACTCTCCACCAGAAGAGTTAAAGGAAAAATCGTTGCTAGAATCACAGTATAG
- a CDS encoding lactoylglutathione lyase family protein, whose amino-acid sequence MMLNKPYPRSFSHIGLSVPNVEEAVKFYTEVLGWYIIMEPSEVIEDDSPIGQMCTDVFGKGWGTFKIAHLATSDKIGIELFEFPNNKAPENNFEYWKTGIFHFCVQDPDIEGLVEKIIANGGKQRMPIREYYPNEKPYKMVYCEDPFGNLIEIYTHSYEFTYSQGAY is encoded by the coding sequence ATGATGTTGAACAAACCATATCCACGTTCATTTTCACATATAGGTTTATCTGTTCCCAATGTCGAGGAGGCTGTCAAATTTTACACAGAGGTTCTGGGATGGTACATAATCATGGAACCCTCTGAAGTAATTGAAGACGACAGTCCGATTGGCCAGATGTGCACAGATGTATTCGGGAAGGGCTGGGGAACCTTCAAGATTGCCCACCTGGCTACTTCTGATAAAATCGGCATCGAGCTATTTGAATTTCCAAATAACAAAGCTCCAGAAAACAACTTCGAATACTGGAAGACGGGAATCTTCCATTTTTGCGTCCAGGACCCTGATATTGAAGGTCTTGTTGAAAAAATTATCGCTAACGGTGGCAAGCAGCGCATGCCAATTCGAGAATATTACCCTAATGAGAAACCATATAAGATGGTCTACTGCGAAGACCCATTCGGCAACTTAATCGAAATCTATACACACAGCTATGAATTCACCTATTCACAAGGGGCCTATTAA
- a CDS encoding winged helix-turn-helix transcriptional regulator — MTKYNVPVEATLEVIGGKWKVVILCLLKEGEKRFSELQRAMPAITKKMLSQQLRELEKDGIINRKVYDEVPPKVEYSLSEEGESLKDILNLMCAWGDRRMGNEPDCGSK; from the coding sequence ATGACGAAATACAATGTACCAGTGGAAGCCACTCTTGAAGTGATCGGCGGTAAATGGAAGGTGGTCATATTATGCTTATTGAAAGAAGGCGAAAAGCGCTTCAGTGAATTGCAGAGAGCCATGCCCGCGATTACGAAGAAAATGCTTTCGCAGCAGCTGAGGGAGCTGGAGAAAGACGGAATCATCAATCGGAAAGTCTACGATGAAGTTCCGCCTAAAGTCGAATACTCACTCAGTGAGGAGGGCGAGAGCTTAAAAGATATACTGAATTTGATGTGTGCCTGGGGAGACAGAAGAATGGGGAATGAGCCGGATTGCGGTTCAAAATAG
- a CDS encoding sulfite exporter TauE/SafE family protein produces the protein MDYIILFFIGIFATTVGTLAGGGGLINLPAMLVLGMPVHSAIAANKVSNTISSFSSFFHLYREKKITFKESFWIIPVSLIGGVSGGFIASKISSEDMYVVAIGLLIFAFFASFLGKGSMSGDQPLKPYGKSVLGLYAIGIYDGLFGPGQGTLMLYLFGHLNIAYIRAVGYVRLATFSSCFGAAITYISNGAVIWPLTIALMLGSVTGAQIGVRIASKLNPNYVKPILRVMTVALVVQIFFEKVV, from the coding sequence ATGGATTATATCATTCTATTTTTTATTGGGATTTTTGCGACGACGGTTGGAACTCTCGCTGGTGGTGGGGGATTGATCAATTTACCGGCGATGCTTGTTCTTGGCATGCCTGTCCATTCTGCGATTGCTGCCAATAAAGTTTCGAATACAATCAGCTCCTTCTCCAGCTTTTTTCATCTTTATAGAGAAAAGAAAATAACTTTTAAGGAGTCATTCTGGATCATCCCTGTCAGTTTGATTGGCGGGGTGAGCGGAGGGTTCATAGCCTCAAAAATTTCAAGTGAAGACATGTATGTAGTGGCGATTGGCTTGCTGATTTTTGCTTTTTTCGCCTCATTCTTGGGGAAAGGGAGCATGTCTGGAGATCAGCCATTAAAGCCTTATGGTAAAAGTGTTCTTGGTCTATACGCAATCGGGATTTATGATGGACTTTTTGGGCCGGGACAGGGTACGCTGATGCTATATTTGTTTGGTCATTTGAACATCGCCTACATCCGGGCAGTCGGATATGTCCGTCTTGCCACGTTTTCGAGCTGTTTTGGTGCGGCTATTACCTATATTTCTAACGGGGCTGTTATCTGGCCGCTGACCATTGCCTTGATGCTCGGTTCAGTGACAGGAGCACAAATCGGCGTAAGGATTGCCAGCAAGCTGAACCCCAATTATGTAAAACCGATATTGCGGGTGATGACAGTTGCGCTTGTCGTACAGATTTTTTTCGAAAAAGTGGTGTAG